One Tachysurus fulvidraco isolate hzauxx_2018 chromosome 2, HZAU_PFXX_2.0, whole genome shotgun sequence DNA segment encodes these proteins:
- the tax1bp3 gene encoding tax1-binding protein 3 isoform X1 — translation MSYIPGQPVTAVVQRIEIRKLRDGDNLILGFSIGGGIDQDPTQNPFSQDKTDKGIYVTRVSKGGPAEVAGLMMGDKIMQVNGWDMTMVTHDHARKRLTKKNEDVVRLLVTRKSLEEAVRHSMMKH, via the exons ATGTCGTACATCCCGGGACAACCTGTCACTGCTGTCGTG CAACGGATTGAGATTCGTAAACTACGCGATGGGGATAATTTAATATTGGGATTTAGCATCGGTGGAGGAATTGATCAAGATCCAACTCAGAATCCATTCTCACAGGACAAAACAGATAAG ggCATTTATGTGACACGGGTATCAAAAGGAGGACCAGCAGAAGTTGCTGGTCTCATGATGGGAGATAAAATAATGCAG GTGAATGGCTGGGATATGACCATGGTGACCCATGACCATGCACGGAAAAGACTAACAAAAAAGAACGAAGATGTGGTTCGGCTACTGGTAACCAGAAAATCCCTGGAGGAAGCAGTCAGACACTCCATGATGAAGCACTAA
- the tax1bp3 gene encoding tax1-binding protein 3 isoform X2 has protein sequence MSYIPGQPVTAVVQRIEIRKLRDGDNLILGFSIGGGIDQDPTQNPFSQDKTDKGIYVTRVSKGGPAEVAGLMMGDKIMQRLLSSFCLCLSYSVYPLDPNGIHACY, from the exons ATGTCGTACATCCCGGGACAACCTGTCACTGCTGTCGTG CAACGGATTGAGATTCGTAAACTACGCGATGGGGATAATTTAATATTGGGATTTAGCATCGGTGGAGGAATTGATCAAGATCCAACTCAGAATCCATTCTCACAGGACAAAACAGATAAG ggCATTTATGTGACACGGGTATCAAAAGGAGGACCAGCAGAAGTTGCTGGTCTCATGATGGGAGATAAAATAATGCAG AGGCTGCTCTCCtccttctgtttgtgtttgtcataTAGTGTATATCCACTGGACCCAAATGGAATACATGCATGTTACTAG